In Bradyrhizobium guangxiense, the following are encoded in one genomic region:
- a CDS encoding class I SAM-dependent methyltransferase: MAKIMNLDGTQQLDLTRGTVEQAYDRWAPVYDLVFGGVFAKGRQAAIAATNKIGGRVLEVGVGTGISLPMYAPNLRIFGTDISEAMLDKARQRVAEGKLKNVEGLAVMDAEKLEFPDNSFDVVMAQYVVTAVPNPEKALDEFARVLRPGGELIILTRVSADAGVRRFIEQKLQPVVRPLGFRTAEFAWSRYAKWLAGAHGIELAERRLIPPLGHFSLVRFRKVDVAKAA; this comes from the coding sequence ATGGCTAAGATCATGAACCTTGACGGCACCCAGCAGCTCGACCTCACGCGCGGCACGGTCGAGCAGGCTTATGACCGCTGGGCGCCCGTCTACGATCTCGTGTTCGGCGGCGTGTTCGCCAAGGGCCGTCAGGCCGCGATCGCGGCCACCAACAAGATCGGCGGCCGCGTGCTCGAGGTCGGTGTCGGCACCGGCATCTCGCTGCCGATGTACGCGCCGAACCTGCGCATCTTCGGCACCGACATTTCGGAAGCCATGCTCGACAAGGCGCGCCAGCGCGTCGCCGAGGGCAAGCTGAAGAATGTCGAGGGTCTTGCGGTGATGGACGCCGAGAAGCTCGAATTTCCCGACAATTCCTTCGACGTGGTGATGGCGCAATATGTCGTCACCGCCGTGCCGAACCCGGAGAAGGCGCTCGACGAGTTCGCCCGCGTGCTGCGTCCCGGCGGCGAGCTGATCATCCTGACCCGCGTCAGCGCCGATGCGGGCGTGCGCCGGTTCATCGAGCAGAAGCTGCAGCCGGTGGTACGTCCGCTCGGCTTCCGTACCGCCGAGTTCGCCTGGTCGCGTTATGCCAAGTGGCTGGCCGGTGCCCACGGCATCGAGCTTGCCGAGCGCCGCCTGATTCCGCCGCTCGGTCATTTCTCGCTGGTGCGCTTCCGCAAGGTCGACGTCGCGAAAGCGGCGTGA
- a CDS encoding glycosyltransferase family 4 protein: MRVLIATDAWHPQVNGVVRTLTSLAGAAKALDVEIDFLTPDGFPSWPLPTYPGLRIALPSGKEIARRIERCAPDALHIATEGPIGWAARAYCRRNRLAFTTSYTTRFPEYVSVRTGIPAAVGYAVLRHFHDAAAMTMVATPSLRQELSERGFKRLGFWTRGVNTELFHPDSPARLDLLGPIFMTMGRVAVEKNLEAFLSLDLPGTKVVVGDGPQKAALEKKYPDAVFLGEKKGADLTAHLAAADVFVFPSLTDTFGVVQLEALACGTPVAAFPVTGPKDVIADHPIGAIDHDLRTACLRALTMSRQPCRNFALERSWENSARQFVGNLTSLQPSRVLRASPRMARRPVRG, translated from the coding sequence ATGCGGGTATTAATCGCGACTGACGCCTGGCATCCGCAGGTCAACGGCGTGGTCCGGACGCTGACCTCGCTGGCAGGCGCCGCCAAGGCGCTCGATGTCGAGATCGACTTCCTGACCCCGGACGGCTTTCCGTCCTGGCCGCTGCCGACCTATCCGGGCCTGCGCATTGCGCTGCCGTCGGGAAAGGAGATCGCGCGGCGGATCGAGAGGTGCGCGCCGGACGCACTGCATATCGCTACCGAAGGCCCGATCGGCTGGGCCGCACGTGCCTATTGCCGCCGCAACCGGCTGGCCTTCACCACCTCCTACACCACGCGCTTTCCGGAATATGTTTCGGTGCGGACCGGCATCCCTGCGGCGGTCGGCTATGCCGTGCTGCGCCACTTCCACGATGCTGCCGCGATGACCATGGTGGCGACGCCGTCGCTGCGGCAGGAGCTGTCCGAGCGCGGCTTCAAGCGGCTCGGCTTCTGGACGCGCGGCGTCAACACCGAGCTGTTTCATCCCGACAGCCCGGCAAGGCTCGATCTGCTGGGTCCGATCTTCATGACGATGGGCCGCGTCGCGGTGGAAAAGAATCTCGAAGCGTTCCTCTCGCTGGACCTGCCCGGCACCAAGGTCGTCGTCGGCGACGGCCCGCAGAAGGCGGCGCTCGAAAAGAAATATCCCGACGCCGTGTTCCTCGGCGAGAAGAAGGGCGCCGATCTCACCGCGCATCTTGCCGCCGCCGACGTCTTCGTCTTCCCGAGCCTGACCGACACGTTCGGCGTGGTGCAACTCGAGGCGCTCGCTTGCGGCACGCCGGTCGCGGCGTTTCCGGTCACGGGTCCGAAGGACGTCATCGCCGATCATCCGATCGGCGCGATCGACCACGATTTGCGCACCGCGTGCCTGCGCGCACTCACCATGTCGCGCCAGCCCTGCCGCAACTTCGCACTGGAGCGCTCCTGGGAGAACAGCGCGCGCCAGTTCGTCGGCAACCTCACCTCACTTCAGCCCAGCCGCGTCTTGCGCGCCTCGCCCCGCATGGCGCGGCGGCCGGTGCGCGGTTGA
- a CDS encoding L,D-transpeptidase has protein sequence MFNLDIFKTFSRAVALGAVAVSAIAFAGSAKAAPVQIFPFSQPLPPMAAPQPFQPYQPYQTPTYQTEPSEDQDVVEMPARFRRQTVAYATREAAGTIIIDTPNTYLYYVLGNGQALRYGIGVGRDGFTWSGVQSVSRKAEWPAWTPPAEMIARQPYLPRHMAGGPGNPLGARAMYLGGTIYRIHGTNAPETIGKRVSSGCIRMTNDDVTDLYSRVSVGTKVIVLPMTERRAELGTATR, from the coding sequence ATGTTCAATCTGGATATTTTCAAGACGTTTTCGCGCGCCGTTGCGCTAGGTGCTGTCGCGGTCTCCGCAATCGCATTTGCGGGTAGCGCCAAGGCCGCGCCGGTGCAGATATTCCCCTTCTCCCAGCCGCTGCCGCCGATGGCCGCGCCGCAGCCGTTCCAGCCCTACCAACCCTATCAGACGCCGACCTATCAGACTGAGCCGTCCGAGGATCAAGACGTCGTCGAGATGCCTGCCCGCTTCCGCCGCCAGACCGTCGCTTACGCGACGCGCGAAGCAGCGGGCACCATCATCATCGATACGCCGAACACCTATCTCTATTACGTGCTCGGCAACGGCCAGGCCCTGCGCTACGGCATTGGCGTCGGCCGCGACGGTTTCACCTGGTCGGGCGTCCAGTCGGTGTCCAGAAAGGCCGAGTGGCCGGCCTGGACCCCGCCGGCGGAGATGATCGCCCGCCAGCCTTATCTGCCGCGCCACATGGCCGGCGGCCCCGGCAATCCGTTAGGGGCCCGCGCCATGTATCTCGGCGGCACCATCTACCGCATCCACGGCACCAACGCTCCCGAGACCATCGGCAAGCGCGTCTCGTCCGGCTGCATCCGCATGACCAATGACGACGTCACCGACCTCTATTCGCGTGTCAGCGTCGGCACCAAGGTGATCGTGCTGCCGATGACCGAGCGCCGCGCGGAGCTCGGAACCGCGACGCGCTGA
- a CDS encoding c-type cytochrome, translating into MQSRLQSPASPRLHAIVGALTLLVSAPSALAQQPTSDEAGKQAFNNSCRTCHSAKEGDNRLGPNLNKIVGRKAGSLPDYNYSSSMKEAGFVWDQDKLTRFMVKPDDVVSGNKMQPYGGVSAEEAAKVIAYLQSASQ; encoded by the coding sequence ATGCAATCACGGCTGCAATCCCCAGCGAGCCCTCGGCTGCACGCGATCGTCGGAGCACTGACGCTGCTCGTGTCCGCTCCCTCCGCGCTCGCGCAGCAGCCGACCAGCGACGAGGCCGGCAAGCAAGCCTTCAACAATTCCTGCCGCACCTGCCACTCGGCGAAGGAAGGCGACAACCGCCTCGGCCCCAACCTCAACAAGATCGTCGGGCGCAAGGCCGGCTCGCTGCCGGACTACAACTACTCCTCGTCGATGAAGGAAGCCGGCTTCGTCTGGGACCAGGACAAGCTGACGCGCTTCATGGTGAAGCCGGACGACGTGGTGTCGGGCAACAAGATGCAGCCCTATGGCGGCGTCTCGGCGGAGGAAGCGGCGAAGGTGATTGCGTATCTGCAGTCGGCCTCGCAGTAA
- a CDS encoding GIY-YIG nuclease family protein yields MTDGAWLYILECRDGSYYIGTTRTHLEIRVAQHNAGTFEGYTKSRRPVTLIFSQWFDCIPTRSNASGNPRSGAARRRKPSCAAILPNSMNWQSAHQVILRDARLRRTLRSECAATYRRGTAGS; encoded by the coding sequence ATGACGGACGGGGCGTGGCTCTACATTCTCGAATGTCGGGACGGCAGCTACTACATCGGCACGACGCGCACCCACCTCGAGATCAGGGTTGCGCAGCATAACGCCGGCACGTTCGAGGGCTACACAAAGTCACGTCGCCCCGTGACGCTGATCTTCTCGCAATGGTTCGATTGCATCCCGACGCGATCGAATGCGAGCGGAAACCCAAGAAGTGGAGCCGCGCGAAGAAGGAAGCCTTCATGCGCGGCAATTTTGCCGAACTCCATGAATTGGCAAAGCGCGCATCAAGTCATCCTTCGAGACGCCCGCCTGCGGCGGACCCTCAGGTCTGAGTGTGCGGCAACATATCGCCGCGGGACCGCTGGTAGTTAG
- a CDS encoding DUF899 domain-containing protein codes for MTLAQNERNNAQTAMQTPPVVSPQDWEAARQQLLVKEKAHTRARDALAAERRRMPWMEVTKTYAFEGPGGKLSLVDLFQGRRQLIVYRAFFEPGVFGWPDHACRGCSMVADQVAHVAHLNARDTTLVFASRAPQPDIARLKRRMGWIMPWVTVTDSFDADFGVDEWHGTNVFYRDGTRIFRTYFVKSRGDEQMGGTWNYLDITPLGRQEVWEDSPPGYPQTPTYKWWNWHDSYTEGAEPDKKWVEISDAGEKAFRKEAAEGRD; via the coding sequence ATGACATTAGCCCAGAACGAACGGAATAACGCACAGACCGCCATGCAGACACCGCCGGTGGTGTCGCCGCAGGACTGGGAGGCAGCCCGTCAGCAACTGCTCGTCAAGGAAAAGGCGCATACCCGCGCCCGCGACGCCCTGGCCGCCGAGCGCCGGCGCATGCCGTGGATGGAAGTGACCAAAACCTATGCGTTCGAGGGGCCCGGCGGCAAGCTCAGTCTCGTCGACCTGTTCCAGGGGCGGCGGCAGCTGATCGTCTACCGCGCCTTCTTCGAGCCCGGCGTGTTCGGCTGGCCCGATCACGCCTGCCGCGGCTGCTCCATGGTGGCCGACCAGGTCGCCCATGTCGCGCATTTGAACGCCCGCGACACCACGCTGGTGTTCGCCTCGCGCGCGCCGCAGCCCGATATCGCCCGGCTGAAACGGCGGATGGGCTGGATCATGCCGTGGGTCACCGTCACCGACAGCTTCGACGCCGATTTCGGCGTCGACGAATGGCACGGGACGAACGTGTTCTACCGCGACGGCACGCGCATCTTCCGCACCTATTTCGTCAAGAGTCGCGGCGACGAGCAGATGGGCGGCACCTGGAACTACCTCGACATCACCCCGCTCGGCCGTCAGGAGGTCTGGGAGGATTCGCCGCCAGGCTATCCGCAGACGCCGACCTACAAATGGTGGAACTGGCATGACAGCTACACGGAAGGCGCCGAGCCCGACAAGAAGTGGGTCGAGATCTCCGACGCCGGCGAGAAGGCCTTTCGCAAGGAGGCTGCGGAAGGACGTGACTAG
- a CDS encoding helix-turn-helix domain-containing protein: MESLITAAARALEAGDPLGALNRVALRNDAPSLALRGIAMAQLGDLAKAKSLLRSAARAFGPREAVARARCVVAEAEIALVSRDLSWPAKTLAAARATLEKHGDVVNAAHAGHIEARRLLLLGSLDQAGRTLAELASLPLPPASQVMRELVVAGIAIRQLRTKDARAALARAARAVRQADIPALAAEVESASLVLDAPAARLITRGEERPLLLEQVEDLATSEALVVDTFHHAVRRRGTIVPLGTRPVLFALVRILAQAWPADVSRQTLIAGAFHARHLDESHRARLRVEIGRLRTQLEPLADINATKQGFVLTPRKTRDVLVLARPVEEKHAAALALLSDGEPWSSSALALALGTSARTVQRALDELARSGKVQSFGHGRARRWMTPPVPGFPTGLLLPMPLLKA, translated from the coding sequence ATGGAGTCGCTGATCACGGCCGCCGCCCGAGCGCTGGAAGCGGGCGATCCGCTCGGCGCACTGAACCGCGTCGCGCTCCGCAACGATGCGCCGTCGCTGGCGCTGCGCGGCATTGCGATGGCGCAGCTTGGCGATCTCGCCAAGGCCAAGTCGCTGCTGCGCAGCGCCGCGCGCGCATTCGGTCCGCGCGAGGCGGTCGCGCGCGCCAGATGCGTGGTCGCCGAAGCCGAGATCGCACTGGTCTCGCGCGACCTGAGCTGGCCCGCGAAAACGCTCGCGGCGGCGCGTGCAACGCTCGAGAAGCACGGCGATGTCGTCAATGCCGCCCATGCGGGCCACATCGAGGCCCGCCGCCTTCTTCTCCTCGGCAGCCTGGACCAGGCCGGACGCACGCTGGCCGAACTCGCCAGCCTTCCGCTGCCGCCTGCATCGCAAGTCATGCGCGAGCTCGTCGTCGCCGGCATCGCCATCAGGCAACTCAGGACGAAAGACGCGCGCGCGGCGCTGGCGCGCGCGGCCCGTGCGGTGCGGCAGGCCGACATTCCCGCACTCGCGGCCGAGGTCGAAAGCGCGAGCCTCGTGCTCGATGCGCCGGCGGCGCGCCTGATCACGCGCGGCGAGGAGCGGCCGCTGCTGCTCGAACAGGTCGAAGATCTCGCCACATCCGAGGCGCTCGTCGTCGACACGTTCCATCATGCGGTGCGCAGGCGCGGCACCATCGTGCCGCTCGGCACCCGGCCGGTGCTGTTCGCCCTCGTCCGCATCCTGGCGCAGGCCTGGCCCGCGGACGTCTCGCGGCAGACGCTGATCGCGGGTGCGTTTCACGCCAGGCATCTGGATGAATCGCATCGCGCGCGGTTGCGCGTCGAAATCGGGCGGCTCCGCACCCAGCTCGAGCCGCTGGCCGACATCAACGCGACGAAGCAAGGGTTCGTGCTGACACCGCGCAAAACCCGCGATGTCCTCGTACTGGCGCGGCCCGTCGAGGAAAAACATGCCGCCGCCCTCGCCCTCCTCTCCGACGGTGAGCCCTGGTCGAGCTCGGCGCTCGCGCTGGCGCTTGGCACCAGCGCGCGCACGGTGCAGCGAGCGCTCGACGAGCTGGCGCGATCGGGCAAGGTGCAGTCCTTCGGACATGGCCGGGCCCGGCGCTGGATGACGCCGCCCGTCCCGGGTTTCCCGACAGGCTTGTTACTCCCCATGCCGCTCCTGAAGGCGTAA
- a CDS encoding Vgb family protein, which produces MKRSAAEIIREYGPFAGVDAVHGVTYDGSHVWFASGDKLNAVDPDSGKVARSIDVAAHAGTAFDGRHLFQIAEDRIQKIDAASGKVLSTIPAPGGGGDSGLAWAEGSLWVGQYRERKIHQVDPESGKVLRTIESKRFVTGVTWVDGELWHGTWENEESDVRRIDPETGKVLEQLDLPAGTGVSGLESDGGDRFFCGGGANGNVRAIRRPRRS; this is translated from the coding sequence ATGAAGCGTTCAGCCGCCGAGATCATCAGGGAATACGGGCCCTTTGCAGGCGTCGATGCCGTGCATGGCGTCACCTATGACGGCAGCCATGTCTGGTTCGCCTCCGGCGACAAATTGAATGCGGTCGATCCTGATAGCGGCAAGGTCGCGCGCTCCATCGACGTCGCCGCGCATGCCGGAACGGCGTTCGATGGCAGGCACCTGTTCCAGATCGCCGAGGACCGCATCCAGAAGATCGATGCGGCCTCGGGGAAGGTGCTCAGCACCATTCCGGCGCCGGGCGGCGGCGGTGATTCCGGTCTGGCCTGGGCCGAGGGCTCGCTGTGGGTCGGACAATATCGCGAGCGCAAGATCCATCAGGTCGATCCGGAATCCGGCAAGGTGCTCCGCACCATCGAGAGCAAGCGCTTCGTGACCGGTGTGACCTGGGTCGACGGCGAACTCTGGCACGGCACCTGGGAGAACGAGGAGAGCGACGTGCGGCGGATCGACCCGGAGACAGGCAAGGTGCTCGAGCAGCTCGACCTGCCGGCCGGGACCGGCGTATCCGGGCTGGAGTCCGATGGCGGCGACCGCTTCTTCTGCGGCGGAGGCGCCAACGGCAATGTGAGAGCGATCCGCCGTCCCCGGCGCAGCTAG
- a CDS encoding DUF4403 family protein — MRLTLNLKTILIGLAVLAASFFISLKAMDLLSPRATNSAPPVAQLPPLPPVSKSSIVIAPVAIAISAIREQAEKAAPRNFAGKADNPISQILENADIGWTAARGPMAASGDKDVLTISTPLTGKLNVTGSLSAKATGALGDALGSVLGGDAAKRIGAVNIKNLNASAEIKGNVIVTSRPKLAANWHLEPNLGAQVNLGDTNLNVSGAKINVPAQVKPLIDKNVGEQINIVSERIRNDPSLRENAKLQWAKACRSIPLQGSGASAALPPLWLEMKPIRAIAAQPRVDAQAVTLLLGLEAETRVTSTQTKPDCPFPDKISIVPPTGTGVNIGVPIDVPFTEINRLIAAQMVGRTYPEDGSGPVDVTVKSANVIPSGDRLLISLLVRAKEKKSWFGLGAEATVHIWGRPVLDQAQQTLRLTDIQLAVESEAAFGLLGAAARAVVPQMQQALLQKATLDLKPIAANAREKIAAAIADYQKSEDGLKVDARIESLTLADIAFDSKTLRVVAEAGGSLNVYVSKLSGM, encoded by the coding sequence ATGCGACTGACGTTGAATCTGAAGACGATCCTGATCGGCCTCGCGGTGCTCGCAGCGTCGTTCTTCATCAGCCTGAAGGCGATGGACCTCCTGTCGCCGCGCGCGACGAATTCGGCCCCGCCGGTCGCGCAATTGCCGCCGCTGCCGCCGGTGTCGAAGAGCTCCATCGTGATCGCCCCGGTCGCCATCGCGATCTCGGCGATCCGCGAGCAGGCCGAGAAGGCTGCGCCGCGCAATTTCGCGGGCAAGGCCGACAACCCGATCTCGCAGATCCTGGAGAACGCCGACATCGGCTGGACCGCGGCGCGCGGGCCGATGGCAGCGAGCGGCGACAAGGACGTGCTGACGATCTCGACGCCGCTCACCGGCAAGCTGAACGTGACGGGCTCGCTGTCCGCGAAAGCCACCGGCGCGCTCGGCGACGCGCTCGGCAGCGTGCTCGGCGGTGACGCAGCGAAACGGATCGGCGCGGTCAACATCAAGAATTTGAACGCCAGCGCAGAGATCAAGGGCAACGTGATCGTCACCTCGCGCCCGAAGCTTGCGGCCAACTGGCATTTGGAGCCCAATCTCGGCGCCCAGGTCAATCTCGGCGACACCAATCTCAACGTCTCCGGCGCCAAGATCAACGTGCCGGCGCAGGTCAAGCCGCTGATCGACAAGAATGTCGGCGAGCAGATCAACATCGTCTCCGAGCGCATTCGCAACGATCCCTCGCTGCGCGAGAATGCGAAGCTGCAATGGGCCAAGGCCTGCCGCTCGATCCCGTTGCAGGGCTCCGGCGCCTCGGCGGCGCTTCCGCCGCTCTGGCTCGAGATGAAGCCCATCCGCGCCATCGCCGCGCAGCCGCGTGTCGACGCGCAGGCCGTAACCCTGTTGCTGGGCCTGGAAGCGGAGACGCGCGTCACCTCGACGCAGACCAAGCCGGACTGCCCGTTCCCCGACAAGATCTCGATCGTGCCACCGACCGGCACCGGCGTGAACATCGGCGTGCCGATTGACGTGCCGTTCACCGAGATCAACAGGCTGATCGCCGCGCAGATGGTCGGCCGCACCTATCCCGAGGACGGCTCCGGCCCGGTCGACGTCACCGTGAAGAGCGCCAACGTGATCCCGTCGGGCGACCGACTGCTGATCTCGCTGCTGGTCCGCGCCAAGGAGAAGAAGAGCTGGTTCGGCCTCGGCGCCGAGGCGACCGTGCATATCTGGGGCCGGCCGGTGCTCGATCAGGCGCAACAGACGCTGCGGCTCACCGACATCCAGCTCGCGGTGGAATCCGAGGCGGCGTTCGGCCTCTTGGGCGCCGCGGCGCGCGCCGTAGTGCCGCAGATGCAGCAGGCGCTGCTTCAGAAGGCGACGCTCGACCTGAAGCCGATCGCCGCCAACGCGCGCGAGAAGATCGCCGCCGCGATCGCCGATTACCAGAAGAGCGAGGACGGCCTCAAGGTCGACGCCAGGATCGAGAGCCTGACGCTCGCCGATATCGCGTTCGACTCGAAGACGCTCCGCGTGGTCGCGGAAGCCGGCGGCTCGCTGAACGTGTATGTAAGCAAGCTCTCGGGGATGTAG